The sequence TTCCGGAAGTCGTTGCCGCTGCGTTGAAGCTAAAGACGGACCGCTTCACGCTCGACGGCGAGATCGTCGTGCCGCACGGCAAGAGCTTTTCCTTCGACGCGCTGCTGCAACGGATTCATCCGGCGGCGAGCCGCGTGAAGAAACTCTCGCAGGAAACACCGGCGCTCTACCTCGTGTTCGATCTGCTCGCGACGGCTCTGGAGAAAGGTCTGGCGGAAAAGACGTTGCTCGAGCGCCGGCCGGCGCTGGACACTTTCGCGAAGACCAATCTCAAGGGCAGCCTCTTCCTCGTTTCACCGTCGACGACGAGCTACGCCACGGCCAAGAAATGGCTGGCGCAATCCGGCTGCGGCTCGGACGGCGTCATCGCCAAGCGCATCGACCTGCCCTACCAGGCGGGCAATCGCGACGGCATGCAGAAGATCAAGAAATTCCGCAGCGCCGATTGCGTGGTCGGCGGCTTCCGCTATGCCACCAACAAGATCAGGGGCCGGAACGTCGTCGGCTCGCTGCTGCTCGGGCTCTACGACGATGACGGCTTGCTGCATCATGTCGGCTTCACCTCGGCGATCAAGGCGGAGGCTAAGCCTGATCTGACCGACCGGCTCGAAGCCTTGATCGGCGAGCCCGGCTTCACCGGCAACGCGCCGGGCGGACCGAGCCGCTGGTCGACCGAGCGTTCCGCAAAATGGTGCCCGCTGAAGCCGAAGCTTGTGATCGAGGTCTGCTACGACCATTTCAGCGGCGAACGCTTCCGCCACGGCACATCGATCCTGCGCTGGCGCCCCGACAAGGCGCCGCGTCAATGCAGCTTCGATCAGCTGAAGCAGAAGGCGGCGGATCCGATGAAGCTGTTGAAGTGACGCGGTCTCGTGCCCCGGACGCAGCGCAGCGCGTCTTCAGCGATGCGCTGCAGAGCCGGGGCCCATGCCGCGGCATTCTGGGTCCCGGCTCTGCGGAGCAGCGCTTAGTGCTGCACCGCGTCCGGGACACGAGCCGTGACTATCCAATCCATCCCGTCGCGAGCGCGTTCGCCAGCTCGGGCTGTCCATTGCGCCGTGCAAGGTTGGCCATGGCTTCGTGATTGTAGCCGACATGTCGGAACGTCACCTGCCAGGCGCCGCCGACGAGTTCGAGGATCGCATAACGCGCGTGCGGCGTGCCAGTCTCGACCACATGCGGATACGGATGCTTGTCGCGATAGCCGGGGCTGCCGACGCTGCCGGGGTTGACGATCAGCCGACCGTCGCGCAGGCGCACGGCGCGGGCGAGATGGGTGTGGGCGCAGAGGATCAGGGACTGCGTGACGCCCTGTGCGAGCTGCTCGATCCGATCGAGCGGCGACAGCGCCACCACGCCGTCGGGATTCACGGTGTCGAGCCAATAGACTTCGTCGTTCCCCGGCGTCGCATGGCACAGGAACACCTGCTCGCGGAAGACCCGCGTCATCGGCTGCGCCCGCAGCCAGTCGAGGTGCGCGGCATCGAGCTGTTCATAGGCGGGACGGTCCCACGAGCCCATCTTCTCCGGGGGACGGTCGAGCAGGTAGCGATCGTGATTGCCGAGCACATGCACGGCGTCCAGCTGCATCAGGATCTCGACGGTGCGGCGCGCATCGAGCGGCCCGCTCAGCATGTCGCCGAGATTGACGATGTCGGCAATGCCGAGGGCACGGATGTCGGCGAAGACAGCTTCCAGTGCGAGATGATTTCCGTGGACGTCGGCAATCGCGGCGAAACGCATGGGGCAGTCTCTCTATCGTGCCCCGGACGCAGCGCAGCGCGTCTTCCGCGGTGCGCTGCAGAGCCGGGGCCCATGTGGCGGCATTCTGGGTCCCGGCTCGCGCTTCGCGCGTCCGGGACACGAGACCGTCTATGCAGGCGGCGTGCCGTTGATCGCCAGCACGTGGCCGGCCAGATACAGCGATCCCGTGATCAGGATGCGCGGCGGGACCTCGTAGGCGAGCTTTGCCAAGCCGCGCAGCGCGGTTTCGATGCCGGGCGCGGGCTCGACGCGCATGCCGAGGCTGCGCGCGGCGTCCGCGAGACGGTCGACCGGCATCGCGTTCTCGATCTCGGGGATCGGCACCGCGATGATGTGACGGGTGAGGCCGGCGAAATTGGCGAGGAAGCCCTGCGCGTCCTTGTTGGCCATCATGCCTGATATGACCACCAGCGGCCGCGACACCCGCTCTTCGAGATCGCCGAGCGCCGCCGCGGCGACGCGGCCGCCTTCCGCATTGTGCCCGCCGTCGAGCCAGATCTCCGAGCCTTGTGGCCCCCAGGACAGCAATTCGCCCGCGCTGATGCGCTGCATCCGCGCCGGCCACTCCGCGCCGACGATGCCGGCCTCGAACGCAACGTGATTGACCTTCAGATGCGGAAGCGCGCGTAGCGTGGCGATCGCAAGCCCGGCATTGGCAAATTGGTGGCGGCCGAACAGGCGCGGCGCCGGCAGATCCATCAGGCCGCGATCGTCGGAATAGACCAGACGTCCGCGCTCGACATTGACGTGCCAGCTCTCGTTCGCCGCAAACAGCGGCGCACGCATGCGTTTGGCTTGCGCTTCGATCACCGCCATCGCGTCCGGCTCCTGCTCGGCACAAATCACGGGCACGCCGCGCTTGATGATCGCGGCCTTCTCGCCGGCGATCGATGCCAGGGTGTCCCCGAGAAACTCCATGTGGTCCATGCTGACAGGCGTGATCACGCAGGCCGCCGGCGTGTCGACCACATTGGTCGAATCGAGCCGACCGCCGAGGCCCACTTCGAGCAGCACCACATCAGCCGGATTCTGCGCGAACAAGTGGAAGGCGGCCGCCGTCTTCAGCTCGAACACGGTTGCGGCTTCGCCAGCATTGACGCGCTCGACCTCTTCAAGCGCGGCGCGCAACTCGTCGTCGCCGACCAGCACCCCGCCGCCGGCGCGGCCGAGCCGGAAGCATTCGTTGATACGGACGAGATAGGGCGAGGTGTAGGCGTGGACGCGCTGGCCTGACGCTTCCAGCATCGCGCGCAGATAGGCCAGCGTCGAGCCCTTGCCGTTGGTGCCCGCGATATGGATCACCGGCGGCAGCTTGCGTTCGGGATGGCCGAGCCGTTCGAGCAGGCGGTGCATCCGCTCCAGCCCGAGATCGATGCGCTTCTGATGCAGGACCGACAGCCGCCCGATCACTTCGCCGAGCGGGGTCTTTGCACTGTCAGGGGAGGCGTTCACGCGTGGGGCGCAGCCGGCGCCGTCTCGGCGGCCGAGACGATCTGCGCCGGGCTCGCGACCGGCTGCACCGACTTCGATGCGCCTTCCTGCGCCGGCGCCTTGGTCAAGAGGCGGCAGAGCCGCGCCAGGGTCGGACGCAGCTCGTGGCGATGCACGACCATGTCGACCATGCCGTGCTCCTTGAGATATTCGGCCCGCTGGAAACCTTCGGGGAGCTTCTCGCGGATGGTCTGCTCGATCACGCGCGCGCCGGCGAAACCGATCAGCGCGCCGGGCTCGGCGATCTGCACGTCGCCGAGCATCGCATAGGACGCGGTGACGCCGCCGGTGGTGGGATTGGTAAGCACGACGATATAGGGCAGCTTGGCCTCGCGCAGCATCTGTACCGCAACGGTCGTGCGCGGCATCTGCATCAGCGACAGGATGCCCTCCTGCATGCGCGCGCCGCCGGACGCGGCGAACACGATGAACGGCGAGTTCTTCTCGACCGCAAGCTCCATGCCGCGGACGATGGCTTCGCCCGCGGCCATGCCGAGCGAGCCGCCCATGAAATCGAAATCCTGCACGGCGACGACGACCGCAGCGCCTTCGAGCTTGCCGTAGCCGACCTTGATCGCATCATTCAAATTGGTGCGGGCGCGCGCGTCCTTGACGCGATCGACGTATTTCTTCTCGTCGCGGAACTTGAGCGGGTCGGGCGTGACCTCGGGCAGCGCAACGTCGAACCAGGTTTCGTTGTCGAAGATCGACTTCAACCGGGCCACCGCGCCCATGCGCATGTGGTAGTTCGAGCCGGGGATGACGAACTGGTTGGCCTCGACGTCCTTGTAGAACACGAGCTGTCCGGAATCCGGGCACTTGATCCACAAATTCTCCGGCGTCTCCCGCCGCAGCATGTTGCGGATCTTCGGCCGGACCACGTTGGTAAGCCAGTTCATGGTTTGCTCCGATGTGCGAACCCGCGTAGGGCTGCCTGAAAGGATATATGGCTGCCGGGCCCCTGCCCGGCAAGCCGCCGTGTCACCCGTCCGAACAGCGAAAATAATGGCCTATTCCGCCGCCTGTTGCGCGCCCTTGACGCCCTGGGCCAGGGCCGCCGTCAACTCAGCCACCGCGTTAACCGTTTTGGCCGTCGCGCGTCCCTCGGCATCGAGGCTGTTCTGGAGCGCATCGACCAGTGCGGTGCCGACCACCGAACCATCGGCCTTCTCGGCAATGGCGCGCGCCGCTTCCGGCGTGCGGATGCCGAAGCCGACGCAGATCGGCAGCTTGGTATGCCGCTTGATGCGCGCGACGGCTTCACCGACTACGTTCGCGTCCGCCGCCGCTGCACCGGTGATACCGGCGATCGAGACGTAATAGACGAAGCCTGACGTGTTCGCGAGCACCGCCGGCAGGCGCTTGTCGTCGGTCGTCGGGGTCGCGAGGCGAATGAAATTCAGGCCGGCCTTCAGCGCGGGAATGCAGAGCTCGTCGTCTTCCTCCGGCGGCAAATCGACGATGATCAGGCCGTCAACGCCTGATGTCTTGGCGTCCGCCAAGAACTTGTCGACGCCGTAAATGTAGATCGGATTGTAGTAGCCCATCAGCACCAGCGGCGTGAGGTTGTCGTCCTTGCGGAAGTCGCGCACGAGATCGAGCGTCTTCTTCAGCGTCATGCCGACCTTGAGCGCACGTAGACCTGCAGCCTGGATCGAGGGACCATCCGCCATCGGATCGGTGAAGGGAATGCCCAGTTCGATGACGTCGGAGCCTGATTTCGAGAGTGCCTTGACGATCTCGAGCGACGTCGCCGGATCGGGATCGCCGGCCATCACATAGGTGACGAAGGCCGCGCGGCCCTGCTTTTTCAGCTCGGCGAAACGGGTGTCGATACGCGTGGTCACTTGCTCTTGCCCCTCAGGATGTCGCCGACCTGCGGGACGTCCTTGTCGCCGCGGCCGGAGAGGTTGACGACCATCAGGTGATCCCGGGGTCGCTTCGGGGCGAGCTCCATCACCTTGGCGATGGCGTGCGCCGGCTCCAGCGCGGGAATGATGCCTTCGAGCTTCGACAGCAGCTGGAACGCACCAAGCGCTTCTTCGTCGGTCGCGGAGAGATAGTTCACGCGGCCGACCTCGTGCAGCCAGGAATGCTCGGGGCCGATGCCGGGATAGTCGAGGCCGGCCGAGATCGAATGCGCGTCCTGGATCTGGCCGTCCGCGTCCATCAGGAGATAGGTGCGGTTGCCATGCAGCACGCCTGGACGGCCGCCCGCGATCGAGGCCGCGTGCAGCTGCGTCAGGCCGTGGCCTGCGGCCTCGACGCCGAAGATCTCGACGGAGGGATCATCGAGGAACGGATGGAACAGGCCCATCGCATTCGAGCCGCCGCCGATGCAGGCGACCAGCGAATCCGGCAGGCGACCCTCGATCTCCTGCATCTGCGTCTTGGTCTCGTTGCCGATGACCGACTGGAAGTCGCGCACCAGCGTCGGATAGGGGTGCGGGCCGGCCACCGTGCCAATGCAATAGAACGTGTTGTGCACGTTGGTGACCCAGTCGCGCAGCGCCTCGTTCATCGCGTCCTTCAGCGTGCGCGTGCCCGACTGCACCGGGATCACCTTGGCACCCAGCATCTCCATGCGGATGACGTTGGGCTGCTGCCGCTCGACGTCGACGGCGCCCATATAGACCACGCATTCGAGGCCAAAGCGCGCGCACAGCGTCGCGGTGGCGACGCCGTGCTGGCCGGCGCCGGTCTCGGCGATGATGCGCTTCTTGCCCATGCGACGCGCCAGCATGATCTGGCCGAGCACGTTGTTCACCTTGTGCGAGCCGGTGTGGTTGAGTTCTTCGCGCTTGAGATAGATCTTGGCACCGCCGAGATGCTCGGTGAGACGCTCAGCGAAATACAGCGGCGAGGGCCGGCCGACATAGTTCTTGAGATAGCCGTTCATCTCGCCCTGGAAGGCCGGATCGGCCTTGGCCGCGGTGTAAGCCTTCTCCAAATCGAGGATCAGCGGCATCAGGGTTTCGGCGACGAAGCGGCCGCCGAAATTGCCGAAATGACCGCGGTCGTCGGGGCCGCTGCGGTAGGAGTTTGGTTTGGCGATGTTCATCGTACGCTCAACTCTTGGATGGCGCGCGCGGCGCGGATGAAGGCCTTGATCATGTCAGGATCCTTGACGCCGGGAATGCTCTCGACACCCGAGGACACATCGACGCCACCGGCGCGGGTGACGCGGAGGGCTTCCGCGACGTTGTCGGCGTGAAGCCCGCCCGAGACCATGTAGGGCAATTTGAGATCGAGGTTTTCGAGCAGGTGCCAGTCGAAGGGCGCGCCGAGGCCGCCGGGGCGGGTTGCGTCCTTCGGCGCGCGCGCATCGAACAGGATGCTGTCGGCGACTGCGGCATAGCCGGGCAGCACGGCGAGATCGGCGGTGGTCGCAACCGGTACGGCTTTCATCACCGGGCGGCCGTACTTCTGCTTGATGTCGCGCAGCCGCGCGACGCTCTCCTTGCCGTGGAGCTGCAGCATGTCCGGCGACAGCGCATCCATGATGTTGTCGAGCGTGGCGTCATCGGCATCGACGGTGAGCGCAACCTTGAGCGCGCGTCGCTTCACCTGGCGGCCGAGGTCGCGTCCCATCTCGAGCGACAGATGCCGGGGCGACGGAGGGAAGAACACGAATCCCACCATGTCGGCGCCCGCGTCGAGCGCCACTTCGAGCGTCTCGCGCGTGGACAGGCCGCAGATCTTGACGAGCAGGGACATGGTCTCAAAAGCAACTGGAGGCCGCAAGCGGCGGCCGGGAAGCGGGTTTTCAGGTCGGGCCGCTTCTACAACGTCGCGCGCTGCTTGTCTCGCCCGATGGGCCCGTAAAGGTCGACCCCCGAGGGGACCGGGAGGCGCTGGGCTTCGGGCCTTGCTGCGGCCATCTGGGCCCGCAGATCGGCCAGTTCGCCCCTGGCCGCCCGGGCATCCGCATCGTTCCGTCGCGCAGCGCGCCGCCAATGCCGCTGGCCGAGCCAGACGGCGCATCCCCCCGCCAGGACGCCGAAGGCGGCGACCAGGATCAGAAGCAGGAACAGCGGCAGGGTGGCCGAAAGAGACGGATCATCCGTCATGAAGGGATCGAAGGAGACGGTGACGAATTGCCGGTTGGCGACGGCGAAAGTCACCAGGATCAGGCCCAGCGGAATCACGATCAGCGCGGTCAGGAACTTTCGCATCTCGCTTCGTTCGCCTTGAATCAAGCTTCCGGCTGCATGGTGTGCGACCGCGGGATTCCCCTGACGCCGGCTCAGTCTGCCGCGCCGGGATCCGGATGGTCGCGGTTCAGCCGCTCGCGCATTTCCTTGCCGGTCTTGAAGAATGGAACGCTCTTCTGATCGACGGGCACATGGGCGCCGGTGCGCGGATTGCGCCCGGCGCGTGCAGGGCGATGCTTGACCGAGAAGGCACCGAAGCCGCGCAGCTCGACGCGATCGCCGCGTGCGAGGGCCGCTACGATCTCTTCGAGAATCGCATTCACAATGTTCTCGACATCCCGCTGGTACAGATGCGGGTTGTGCTCGGCGATGCGCTGAACAAGTTCGGATTTGATCATCGAGAGATAGGACCCGGAAGCGTGCGGATGACCATTTCCGTGAAAATACCGTGATCTGTCAAGACGCTAAATCAAGGTTGAGCGTCGTGAAAATGCGTGACAAATGCCGAAAAAGCAGGCTGGCCCGGCACGCGCGAGACGGGAAAAACCTTCCGAACTCGCCTGGTTCCCTCAGTTTGACGCGGCCGGCTGCCACAGGGCCAGCATTCCATCCATTCCGAACCGATCGACAGCCTGCACGACGCCGGTTTGCCCGATTTGCTGCGCAATCGAGCCCAAACCAAGCGCTTCCAGCGTCACGGCAGCGGCCGTCCTGAGGAACGTCAGATCGCCCAAGCGCGGCTGGAGCTTGTAATCGCGCACGCTGAGGCCCTTCTTCACGCCCTTGTTCTCGACCAGCCAGGTCACCGCCGTCTTCTCGTCGCCGATCTGGTCGATCAGCTTGAGATCGATCGCTTGGCGGCCGGTGAAGACGCGGCCATCAGCCACTTTCTCCAGCTGCGTGTCATCCATGCCACGCCGTTCCTTCACCAGGCCCCTGAACCAGGAATAGGAATCCTTCACCAGCGCGTCGAGCGCGGCGCGCGCCTCCGGGCTGGTGGGCTCGAAACCATTGGGCGCGGCCTTCAGCGGCGACGACTTCACCTCCTCGACCTTGACGCCGATGGTCTTCAACAGCTCGGTGACGTTCGGATACTGGAACAGCACGCCGATCGAGCCGACCAGCGAGCTCTGCTGGGCGACGATGTGGTCGCTCGCGATCGCGGTGATGTAACCGCCGGAGGCGGCAAGGCCTTCGACCACGACGACCAGCGGCTTCTTCGCCTTCAGCCGGGTGAGCGAGTCATAGAGCTGCTCAGATCCGGCAGTGGTGCCGCCCGGCGAGTTGATGTGCACGATGACGGCAGCAGCCTGCGAATTCTCCAGCCGCTCCAGCGCCTGGGTGCGTTCGGAATCGCTGCGGATCAAGCCCTCGATGTTGACGCGCGCGATCGAGCCGGCGGATGCGAAGGTGCCGCGCGCGCCTGGGGTCGCGATCAGCGCAACGCTCGCAATCGCCGCGATCGCGATCAACGCAGCCATCACGCGCCAGAACGTCAGTTTGCGGCGGATCCTGCGGCGATCGACGATGATGTCAGAATCGAGCGACATCGAGATATCTCCAAATGAATGATCGGGCGCGTTGTGCCGTCACGGCATGACCAATGGCTTATCTGGATACATCAATTGCGACGCAATTTGAAGAAAACAAGGCTGTGATGGCGGGGTGAGCAAGCCGCCGCAAACTCGGTCGTCATCCCCGCGAAGGCGGGGATCCAATAACCACAGGGAGAAGTCGTTACGCGAGCTGGCAACTGCGAGTCTTCGCAAAACCACTCCCTGTGGTTTGGGCCCCTGATCTGCGCTCCGCTCGTCAGGGACGACAGCGGAGTATGTGCCCACAAAAAAGCCCCGGCTCGCGCCGGGGCTTCGATGCAGCGAAACGAAGCGTTTCGCTTACTTGCTGTCGCGGTTCTTGAGCGCGGTGCCGAGGATGTCGCCGAGCGTCGCACCCGAATCGGAGGAGCCGTACTGCGCGATGGCTTCCTTCTCTTCGGCGACTTCGAGCGCCTTGATCGACACCTGGACCTTGCGGGCCTTCTTGTCGAACTGGATCACGCGGGCATCGACCTTCTCGCCGACGGCGAAGCGTTCGGCGCGCTGATCGTTGCGGTCACGCGCGAGCTCCGAGCGCTTGATGAAGGTGGAGAAGTCGGTACCGGCGATCTTCACCTCGATACCGCTCTCCTTCACTTCGAGCACTTCGCAGGTCACGACCGCGCCCTTCTTGACATCGCCCGGCTCGGCGAAGGGGTCGCCTTCGAGCTGCTTGATGCCGAGCGAGATACGCTCCTTCTCGACGTCCACATCGAGCACCACGGCTTTCACCACGTCGCCCTTCTTGTAGTTGTCGATCACCTGCTCGCCCGGAAGCTTCCAGTCGAGATCGGAGAGGTGGACCATGCCGTCGACGTCGCCTTCGAGACCCAGGAACAGACCGAACTCGGTCTTGTTCTTGACCTCGCCCTCGACCACCGAACCGGTCGGATGGCCTTCGACGAAGACCTCCCAGGGGTTGCGCATGGTCTGCTTGAGACCGAGCGAGATGCGGCGCTTGACGGAATCGACTTCCAGCACCTGCACGTCGACTTCCTGCGATGTCGACACGATCTTGCCGGGGTGCATGTTCTTCTTGGTCCACGACATCTCGGAGACGTGGATCAGGCCTTCAATGCCCGGCTCGAGCTCGACGAACGCACCGTAGTCGGTGATGTTGGTGACGCGGCCGGTGAAGCGGGCACCCAGCGGGTACTTGGCTTCGATACCCTGCCACGGATCGTCCAGCAGCTGCTTCATACCCAGCGAGATGCGGTGCGTCTCGTGGTTGATCTTGATGATCTTGACCTTCACGGTCTGGCCGATCGAGAGCACCTCGGTCGGATGGTTGACACGGCGCCACGCGATGTCGGTGACGTGCAGCAGGCCGTCGATGCCGCCGAGATCAACGAACGCACCGTAATCGGTGATGTTCTTGACCACGCCGTCGATGACCTGACCCTCTTCGAGGTTCTGCACCAGCTCCTGACGCTGCTCGGCGCGGGTCTCTTCGAGAACCGTGCGGCGGGACACCACGATGTTGCCGCGGCGACGGTCCATCTTGAGGATCTGGAACGGCTGCGAGTTGTTCATCAGCGGCGCAACGTCGCGGATCGGACGAATGTCGACCTGCGAGCGCGGCAGGAAGGCCACGGCACCGTCGAGGTCGACCGTGAAGCCGCCCTTGACCTGGTTGAAGATGACGCCGTTGACCTTCTCG comes from Bradyrhizobium sp. CCGE-LA001 and encodes:
- the trpA gene encoding tryptophan synthase subunit alpha; translated protein: MTTRIDTRFAELKKQGRAAFVTYVMAGDPDPATSLEIVKALSKSGSDVIELGIPFTDPMADGPSIQAAGLRALKVGMTLKKTLDLVRDFRKDDNLTPLVLMGYYNPIYIYGVDKFLADAKTSGVDGLIIVDLPPEEDDELCIPALKAGLNFIRLATPTTDDKRLPAVLANTSGFVYYVSIAGITGAAAADANVVGEAVARIKRHTKLPICVGFGIRTPEAARAIAEKADGSVVGTALVDALQNSLDAEGRATAKTVNAVAELTAALAQGVKGAQQAAE
- a CDS encoding metallophosphoesterase family protein, whose translation is MRFAAIADVHGNHLALEAVFADIRALGIADIVNLGDMLSGPLDARRTVEILMQLDAVHVLGNHDRYLLDRPPEKMGSWDRPAYEQLDAAHLDWLRAQPMTRVFREQVFLCHATPGNDEVYWLDTVNPDGVVALSPLDRIEQLAQGVTQSLILCAHTHLARAVRLRDGRLIVNPGSVGSPGYRDKHPYPHVVETGTPHARYAILELVGGAWQVTFRHVGYNHEAMANLARRNGQPELANALATGWIG
- a CDS encoding lipopolysaccharide assembly protein LapA domain-containing protein; this translates as MRKFLTALIVIPLGLILVTFAVANRQFVTVSFDPFMTDDPSLSATLPLFLLLILVAAFGVLAGGCAVWLGQRHWRRAARRNDADARAARGELADLRAQMAAARPEAQRLPVPSGVDLYGPIGRDKQRATL
- the trpB gene encoding tryptophan synthase subunit beta; this translates as MNIAKPNSYRSGPDDRGHFGNFGGRFVAETLMPLILDLEKAYTAAKADPAFQGEMNGYLKNYVGRPSPLYFAERLTEHLGGAKIYLKREELNHTGSHKVNNVLGQIMLARRMGKKRIIAETGAGQHGVATATLCARFGLECVVYMGAVDVERQQPNVIRMEMLGAKVIPVQSGTRTLKDAMNEALRDWVTNVHNTFYCIGTVAGPHPYPTLVRDFQSVIGNETKTQMQEIEGRLPDSLVACIGGGSNAMGLFHPFLDDPSVEIFGVEAAGHGLTQLHAASIAGGRPGVLHGNRTYLLMDADGQIQDAHSISAGLDYPGIGPEHSWLHEVGRVNYLSATDEEALGAFQLLSKLEGIIPALEPAHAIAKVMELAPKRPRDHLMVVNLSGRGDKDVPQVGDILRGKSK
- the accD gene encoding acetyl-CoA carboxylase, carboxyltransferase subunit beta produces the protein MNWLTNVVRPKIRNMLRRETPENLWIKCPDSGQLVFYKDVEANQFVIPGSNYHMRMGAVARLKSIFDNETWFDVALPEVTPDPLKFRDEKKYVDRVKDARARTNLNDAIKVGYGKLEGAAVVVAVQDFDFMGGSLGMAAGEAIVRGMELAVEKNSPFIVFAASGGARMQEGILSLMQMPRTTVAVQMLREAKLPYIVVLTNPTTGGVTASYAMLGDVQIAEPGALIGFAGARVIEQTIREKLPEGFQRAEYLKEHGMVDMVVHRHELRPTLARLCRLLTKAPAQEGASKSVQPVASPAQIVSAAETAPAAPHA
- the sppA gene encoding signal peptide peptidase SppA, coding for MSLDSDIIVDRRRIRRKLTFWRVMAALIAIAAIASVALIATPGARGTFASAGSIARVNIEGLIRSDSERTQALERLENSQAAAVIVHINSPGGTTAGSEQLYDSLTRLKAKKPLVVVVEGLAASGGYITAIASDHIVAQQSSLVGSIGVLFQYPNVTELLKTIGVKVEEVKSSPLKAAPNGFEPTSPEARAALDALVKDSYSWFRGLVKERRGMDDTQLEKVADGRVFTGRQAIDLKLIDQIGDEKTAVTWLVENKGVKKGLSVRDYKLQPRLGDLTFLRTAAAVTLEALGLGSIAQQIGQTGVVQAVDRFGMDGMLALWQPAASN
- a CDS encoding phosphoribosylanthranilate isomerase, with amino-acid sequence MSLLVKICGLSTRETLEVALDAGADMVGFVFFPPSPRHLSLEMGRDLGRQVKRRALKVALTVDADDATLDNIMDALSPDMLQLHGKESVARLRDIKQKYGRPVMKAVPVATTADLAVLPGYAAVADSILFDARAPKDATRPGGLGAPFDWHLLENLDLKLPYMVSGGLHADNVAEALRVTRAGGVDVSSGVESIPGVKDPDMIKAFIRAARAIQELSVR
- a CDS encoding integration host factor subunit beta — translated: MIKSELVQRIAEHNPHLYQRDVENIVNAILEEIVAALARGDRVELRGFGAFSVKHRPARAGRNPRTGAHVPVDQKSVPFFKTGKEMRERLNRDHPDPGAAD
- a CDS encoding ATP-dependent DNA ligase, coding for MEARSVDEIPRGKEWQYEPKWDGFRCLLSRSGSDVDLRSKSGEDLARYFPEVVAAALKLKTDRFTLDGEIVVPHGKSFSFDALLQRIHPAASRVKKLSQETPALYLVFDLLATALEKGLAEKTLLERRPALDTFAKTNLKGSLFLVSPSTTSYATAKKWLAQSGCGSDGVIAKRIDLPYQAGNRDGMQKIKKFRSADCVVGGFRYATNKIRGRNVVGSLLLGLYDDDGLLHHVGFTSAIKAEAKPDLTDRLEALIGEPGFTGNAPGGPSRWSTERSAKWCPLKPKLVIEVCYDHFSGERFRHGTSILRWRPDKAPRQCSFDQLKQKAADPMKLLK
- the rpsA gene encoding 30S ribosomal protein S1 encodes the protein MASTSADTYSPSRDDFAAMLDESFAGGNLQESSVVKGKVVAIEKDMAVIDVGLKTEGRVALREFSGPGRDSDLKVGDEVEVFLDRIENALGEAVLSRDKARREESWGKLEKAFQNNEKVNGVIFNQVKGGFTVDLDGAVAFLPRSQVDIRPIRDVAPLMNNSQPFQILKMDRRRGNIVVSRRTVLEETRAEQRQELVQNLEEGQVIDGVVKNITDYGAFVDLGGIDGLLHVTDIAWRRVNHPTEVLSIGQTVKVKIIKINHETHRISLGMKQLLDDPWQGIEAKYPLGARFTGRVTNITDYGAFVELEPGIEGLIHVSEMSWTKKNMHPGKIVSTSQEVDVQVLEVDSVKRRISLGLKQTMRNPWEVFVEGHPTGSVVEGEVKNKTEFGLFLGLEGDVDGMVHLSDLDWKLPGEQVIDNYKKGDVVKAVVLDVDVEKERISLGIKQLEGDPFAEPGDVKKGAVVTCEVLEVKESGIEVKIAGTDFSTFIKRSELARDRNDQRAERFAVGEKVDARVIQFDKKARKVQVSIKALEVAEEKEAIAQYGSSDSGATLGDILGTALKNRDSK
- a CDS encoding bifunctional folylpolyglutamate synthase/dihydrofolate synthase, with amino-acid sequence MNASPDSAKTPLGEVIGRLSVLHQKRIDLGLERMHRLLERLGHPERKLPPVIHIAGTNGKGSTLAYLRAMLEASGQRVHAYTSPYLVRINECFRLGRAGGGVLVGDDELRAALEEVERVNAGEAATVFELKTAAAFHLFAQNPADVVLLEVGLGGRLDSTNVVDTPAACVITPVSMDHMEFLGDTLASIAGEKAAIIKRGVPVICAEQEPDAMAVIEAQAKRMRAPLFAANESWHVNVERGRLVYSDDRGLMDLPAPRLFGRHQFANAGLAIATLRALPHLKVNHVAFEAGIVGAEWPARMQRISAGELLSWGPQGSEIWLDGGHNAEGGRVAAAALGDLEERVSRPLVVISGMMANKDAQGFLANFAGLTRHIIAVPIPEIENAMPVDRLADAARSLGMRVEPAPGIETALRGLAKLAYEVPPRILITGSLYLAGHVLAINGTPPA